Genomic window (Bacillota bacterium):
CATAAGCTGCCTCGAAGGCCCGGATGGACAGGTTGTCTCGTCCTGTCGGGATCCGGGCATGCTGGGACACGCCCTCAGGGCCCAGGAGGACCACCCCTGACTGCCCGGCACCGAGCTCGAAGACGAACTCATCCTCCAGGCCCAGCGCGATGCCGAGGGAATCGAACCCGGATCCAAGGTTCGCGGAGGTCGCTGGGACACTTACCTTCACTCTGACGCCCGCCATACTGCTCACCGTCCCCGGTTCATAATTCAATCAGCCTCTCGACCGCTCGTGGGTCGGCGTCGCACACCTGAGCTGGACGAGACTGTGCTATCGCCCTCTCCGGGTCTTTCAGGCCGTGTCCTGTCAGGACGGCGACCACTGTCTCACCACCCGAGAACCCGCGCCTGCGGGCGGTCTTGATAACACCGGCAACCGACGCACACGACGCGGGTTCCGCAAACACACCCTCCTGGGACGCGAGGATCTCATATGCTTCAAGAATCTCATCGTCGCTGACTGCAGCGACTGTCCCGCCGGACTCGTCCACCGCAGCCTGAGCCCCTTTCCAGCTTGCGGGGTTCCCTATTTTGATCGCCGTCGCGATTGTCTCGGGCCGGTCCACCGGGTAGCCCAACACGATCGGGGCGGCCCCTTCTGCCTGGAACCCGAGCATCCTGGGAAGAGAGGATGCCCGCCCGTGGGCAGCGTACTGCCTGAACCCTTTCCAATAGGCTGTTATGTTGCCCGCGTTCCCTACTGGAATAGCAAGGCAATCCGGCGCGCGGCCCAGCTGGTCGCAC
Coding sequences:
- the thrC gene encoding threonine synthase — translated: MTAWKGVIEEYREFLPVTDDTPVVTLLEGWTPLIEARRLGRSLGISLFLKFEGANPTGSFKDRGMTMAISKACEDGMSVVMCASTGNTSASAAAYAARAGLRCMVVIPEGAIAMGKLAQAVIHGAEVVAIRGNFDQALAIVRELTSLHRIALVNSINPFRIEGQKTAAFEVCDQLGRAPDCLAIPVGNAGNITAYWKGFRQYAAHGRASSLPRMLGFQAEGAAPIVLGYPVDRPETIATAIKIGNPASWKGAQAAVDESGGTVAAVSDDEILEAYEILASQEGVFAEPASCASVAGVIKTARRRGFSGGETVVAVLTGHGLKDPERAIAQSRPAQVCDADPRAVERLIEL